Proteins encoded within one genomic window of Eleutherodactylus coqui strain aEleCoq1 chromosome 1, aEleCoq1.hap1, whole genome shotgun sequence:
- the RAP2B gene encoding ras-related protein Rap-2b, with translation MREYKVVVLGSGGVGKSALTVQFVTGSFIEKYDPTIEDFYRKEIEVDSSPSVLEILDTAGTEQFASMRDLYIKNGQGFILVYSLVNQQSFQDIKPMRDQIIRVKRYEKVPMILVGNKVDLEGEREVTYGEGKALADDWNCPFMETSAKNKASVDELFAEIVRQMNYASQPNGDDQCCSSCVIL, from the coding sequence ATGAGAGAATACAAAGTAGTGGTGCTGGGCTCGGGCGGGGTGGGCAAATCTGCCCTCACCGTGCAGTTTGTCACAGGCTCCTTCATAGAGAAATACGACCCCACCATTGAGGACTTCTACAGGAAGGAGATCGAGGTGGACTCGTCGCCCTCCGTGCTGGAGATCCTGGATACTGCGGGCACCGAGCAGTTCGCCTCCATGAGAGATCTGTACATTAAGAACGGGCAGGGCTTCATCCTGGTCTACAGCCTGGTGAATCAGCAGAGCTTCCAGGACATCAAGCCCATGAGGGACCAGATCATCCGGGTGAAGAGGTATGAGAAGGTGCCCATGATCCTGGTGGGCAACAAGGTGGACctggagggggagagggaagtGACTTACGGGGAAGGGAAAGCCCTGGCCGATGATTGGAACTGTCCCTTCATGGAAACTTCTGCCAAAAACAAAGCTTCTGTGGACGAACTGTTTGCAGAGATTGTCAGGCAGATGAACTATGCTTCCCAGCCCAATGGAGACGATCAGTGCTGCTCCTCCTGTGTCATCCTCTGA